A single Dunckerocampus dactyliophorus isolate RoL2022-P2 chromosome 2, RoL_Ddac_1.1, whole genome shotgun sequence DNA region contains:
- the myripa gene encoding trichohyalin isoform X6: protein MAETLTVAFRVAEEAIDEAICNAEFDIASQVENENEAHYLREHRGELIEELAKTIMQKIISRRKTLTDMRDEYEHDRELEHLGLHHRGDQASITFNHLKGLWRSQSAFSLMDDNIPKGLTQDAHQTLPKESSGSAVTSWTSVDRLENSGVSSVLKSPDGNWIALQSGQLSRPSLLAKRKSLVYSALERESGAVSAYEGMDSDNEAKPELDTSWGAILQEFHRKLTGSKVKHEPDNRARSDSEGQLKKSPLDVFRKQAPTEMKRPPLSCRTTVIDVNFNMKAEESGAASEVLAGKAKRSRKKRSKRRATLPGPLLDHNRRDGQSRSPSDAESPDTLTPEAITPNPLDQKSDTLEHGTHQVDQELTIDGHQDEGHVSDSLLRDEAKDDDDDEAQEVEMRNKEEEDGSMAVDGVRAEEVEEEEVKSRLYKLVAQSRLSYFSSTDDELDRAGRSEDDGGYDEGQEEEESEEKTGGLTHKICQLEEEVQASMLSSTEDELDRVTDEEKKEAEEEEEEELAVKVCRLATEVGAAQFSSTEDELDREDVIHEETLWRLQEDKAAQAAQVRHLASLVSASQFSSTEDELDRVGEDEAEMKQGGEGQESASEELSEDLECWESWESMGDVEAEMFDLRKQNEEHAPERMTENVQDCQDQHGEVDIEESDDRMFEDKDEMVFASHKDARWSEQTVIGQEHPPEVKMSDQRGEEGQEEEQDILGGGENSLETQWEMASASGDEDAEFDRIINSMLMMTLEDMQKLDQQSKDAKTDKEWNKDTSETTKKRDEDMKTDKDSNGDARMADEKEYDTNANEERKEDTDTDMKTKGDLKTDDERKGDTKTEQSRNEYPKMEQDRNKNAETQEWKENVKTDSDSNKIAKGEEKNEDETSKGRNKDMKTDAEKEEHSKTVDEDKQTDIEKHKDAKINTERKDNTKTCKDGNKDKKKDDERKEDTKTSERKNEDVKAEKDRHTDPKTDKEHKGLADRQDKEKLDNAKTENKKKEDIKTDMDRSMDEKSNNEDRKTDETQDAKEVQVDHTSLLEDPNAQTFGDYCKAHESADLSLSRPSSPLTDNKDTGQVDSKMSPDCPTVEDKEDIEDVEEGFLSPEDIRNKYSAASLCSITTEVLKVLNATEELLQGVEGRDSRRPSTSFLPANADPKKLDQHFSSLEEKVYVAAGSVYGVEAELSELEERARDVSSATSNMELSFLEEQVASAAARVHQSELQVNDISARIAALQSAGLNVDPQSRVAKTRTVPVMPLTLSSSRQLRRRLPALPRRDNTKEMIIDPRTREKEPHKPLFIDETEVERVKTFKFLGTHISEDLTWSHNTQQVIKKSQRRTS from the exons ATGGCCGAGACACTCACTGTGGCCTTTCGGGTGGCCGAGGAGGCCATAGACGAGGCCATTTGCAACGCTGAGTTTGACATTGCAAGTCAGGTT GAGAATGAGAATGAAGCACACTACCTGCGTGAGCACAGAGGAGAGCTCATTGAGGAACTGGCCAAGACAATCatgcaaaaa ATCATCTCTAGGAGGAAGACCTTGACTGACATGAGGGACGAGTACGAGCACGACAGAGAGCTTGAGCACCTCGGCCTCCATCACCGTGGCGACCAGGCCAGCATCACCTTTAATCACCTCAAAGGCCTCTGG AGGTCACAGTCTGCCTTCTCGCTGATGGATGACAACATTCCAAAAGGTCTCACTCAAGATGCTCATCAGACGTTACCTAAGGAATCAAGCGGCTCAGCTGTGACGTCTTGGACAAGTGTAGACCGTCTTGAAAACTCTG GTGTGTCCTCAGTGCTGAAGAGCCCGGATGGGAACTGGATCGCCCTGCAGAGCGGCCAGTTGTCACGGCCTAGCCTGCTGGCCAAGAGGAAGAGTCTGGTCTACAGCGCTCTGGAGAGGGAGTCTGGAGCGGTGTCCGCTTACGAGGGCATGGACTCTGACAACGAAGCCAAACCTGAGTTGGACACCTCCTGGGGAGCCATCCTGCAGGAATTCCACAGGAAGCTCACAGGCTCTAAAGTCAAGCATGAACCCGACAACAGAGCTCGCTCAGATTCTGAGGGGCAACTTAAAAAGTCCCCACTGGATGTGTTTAGGAAGCAGGCACCCACTGAGATGAAGCGGCCACCATTGTCCTGTCGGACCACCGTCATCGACGTTAACTTCAACATGAAGGCGGAGGAGAGCGGAGCGGCAAGTGAGGTTTTGGCCGGAAAAGCGAAGAGATCACGGAAGAAAAGAAGTAAAAGAAGGGCAACTCTTCCTGGACCTCTGCTA GATCACAACAGGAGGGATGGCCAGTCCCGTTCTCCCTCTGATGCCGAGAGTCCTGACACTTTAACACCTGAAGCCATCACTCCTAATCCGTTAGACCAAAAAAGTGACACCCTTGAACATGGAACGCATCAAGTGGACCAGGAGTTGACGATAGATGGGCACCAAGATGAGGGACACGTGTCAGATTCCTTACTCAGAGATGAAGCaaaagatgatgatgacgatgaagcACAGGAGGTGGAAATGAGAAATAAAGAAGAGGAAGATGGGAGTATGGCTGTGGATGGAGTGAGAGCAGAGGAggtagaggaagaggaggtcAAATCCAGGTTGTACAAGCTGGTAGCACAGTCAAGACTATCCTACTTCTCGTCCACTGATGATGAGCTGGACCGAGCAGGGAGAAGTGAAGATGATGGAGGGTATGATGAAGgtcaggaggaagaggagagcgaggaaaagacaggaggaCTAACCCACAAAATCTGCCAGCTGGAGGAGGAAGTCCAAGCCAGCATGTTGTCCTCCACCGAGGACGAGCTGGACAGAGTCACAGATGAAGAGAAGAAGGAAgcggaagaagaggaggaggaggagctggcGGTGAAAGTGTGCAGGTTGGCCACCGAAGTCGGCGCCGCCCAATTTTCATCCACCGAGGATGAGCTGGATCGGGAGGATGTGATTCACGAGGAGACGCTGTGGAGGCTGCAGGAGGACAAGGCGGCACAGGCAGCACAGGTACGCCACCTGGCCAGTCTGGTCAGTGCTTCCCAGTTCTCCTCCACTGAGGACGAACTGGATCGAGTTGGTGAAGATGAAGCAGAGATGAAGCAGGGAGGAGAAGGACAGGAGAGTGCAAGTGAAGAACTGTCTGAGGATCTAGAATGTTGGGAAAGTTGGGAATCCATGGGAGACGTAGAGGCAGAGATGTTTGATTTAAGGAAACAAAATGAGGAGCATGCTCCAGAAAGAATGACTGAGAACGTTCAAGATTGTCAGGACCAGCACGGTGAAGTAGACATAGAGGAATCTGATGACAGGATGTTTGAGGACAAAGATGAGATGGTTTTTGCATCACACAAGGATGCGAGATGGTCAGAGCAGACAGTAATTGGGCAAGAACATCCGCCAGAGGTGAAGATGTCAGACCaaagaggagaagaaggacaggAGGAGGAACAGGATATCCTTGGAGGAGGAGAGAACAGTCTTGAGACACAGTGGGAGATGGCCTCGGCCAGTGGGGACGAAGACGCCGAGTTTGACAGAATCATCAACAGCATGTTGATGATGACACTGGAGGACATGCAGAAACTAGACCAGCAAAGCAAGGATGCAAAGACAGACAAGGAGTGGAACAAGGACACAAGTGAGACAACCAAGAAGAGGGATGAGGACATGAAGACAGATAAGGACAGCAATGGTGATGCAAGGATGGCCGATGAGAAGGAATACGATACAAATGCAAATGAAGAGAGGAAAGaagacacagacacagacatgAAGACAAAGGGCGATCTAAAGACAGACGACGAGAGGAAAGGAGACACAAAGACAGAACAAAGCAGAAATGAGTATCCAAAGATGGAGCAGGACAGGAACAAGAATGCCGAGACACAGGAGTGGAAAGAAAATGTCAAGACGGATAGTGACAGCAACAAGATTGCAAAGGGAGAGGAGAAGAATGAGGATGAGACAAGTAAAGGAAGGAACAAGGATATGAAGACAGATGCTGAGAAGGAAGAGCATTCAAAGACAGTTGATGAGGACAAGCAGACAGACATAGAAAAGCATAAGGATGCAAAAATCAACACAGAGAGGAAAGACAATACCAAAACATGCAAGGACGGGAACAAGGATAAGAAGAAAGATGATGAAAGGAAAGAAGACACAAAGACAAGTGAGAGGAAGAACGAGGATGTGAAGGCGGAGAAGGACAGACACACGGACCCAAAGACAGACAAGGAGCACAAAGGACTTGCTGACAGACAAGACAAGGAGAAGCTAGACAATGCAAAgacagagaataagaagaaagaagacataAAGACCGATATGGACAGGAGCATGGATGAAAAGTCCAACAATGAGGACAGAAAGACAGACGAGACACAAGATGCAAAAGAGGTCCAAGTGGACCACACGAGCCTGCTTGAAGATCCAAACGCGCAAACTTTTGGAGATTATTGTAAAGCACATGAAAGTGCTGATCTTTCACTCAGTCGTCCATCGAGTCCTTTAACTGATAATAAAGACACAGGCCAGGTCGACAGCAAAATGTCCCCTGATTGTCCAACAGTCGAGGACAAAGAGGACATTGAGGACGTCGAGGAGGGATTCCTGTCACCAGAGGACATCAGAAAT AAATACTCAGCAGCGTCCCTATGCAGCATCACCACTGAGGTTCTGAAGGTGCTCAATGCCACCGAGGAGCTCCTACAGGGGGTAGAGGGCCGGGATAGCCGCCGACCTTCCACTTCTTTTTTGCCTGCCAATGCTGACCCAAAGAAACTGGATCAACACTTCTCCAGCCTGGAAGAGAAA GTGTACGTGGCAGCGGGGTCAGTCTACGGCGTGGAGGCGGAACTTAGCGAATTGGAGGAGCGTGCCAGGGATGTCTCCAGCGCCACGTCCAATATGGAGCTGTCCTTCCTGGAGGAGCAGGTGGCATCGGCCGCCGCTAGAGTTCATCAATCTGAGCTACAG GTCAATGACATCTCAGCCAGGATCGCCGCCCTGCAGAGTGCCGGTCTCAACGTGGACCCACAGTCCCGCGTTGCCAAGACCAGGACGGTCCCAGTCATG CCTCTCACCCTGAGCTCATCCAGACAGCTGAGGAGACGACTGCCTGCGCTCCCACGTCGAG ataacactaaagagatgatcatcgacccaagaacaagggaaaaggagccgcataaacccctgtttattgatgagactgaagtggagagggtgaaaaccttcaagttccttggcacacacatcagcgaggacctcacctggtctcacaacacccaacaagttatcaagaagtcccaaaggaggacttcctga
- the myripa gene encoding rab effector MyRIP isoform X3 → MGRKLDLSGLSDNEAEHVLQVVQRDMRLRKKEEERLSELKQELDEEGSRCLLLSRQRCFNQRCCIRCCAPFSFLLNPKRQCHDCLYNVCKACRLYSKHDKAWLCCACQKSRLLKQQSLEWFYAHVKGRFKRFGSAKVLKTIYRRHLVEHSALSELTEGSTYEESICNEGSVCGSDATFYRQTEEHSMAETLTVAFRVAEEAIDEAICNAEFDIASQVENENEAHYLREHRGELIEELAKTIMQKIISRRKTLTDMRDEYEHDRELEHLGLHHRGDQASITFNHLKGLWRSQSAFSLMDDNIPKGLTQDAHQTLPKESSGSAVTSWTSVDRLENSGVSSVLKSPDGNWIALQSGQLSRPSLLAKRKSLVYSALERESGAVSAYEGMDSDNEAKPELDTSWGAILQEFHRKLTGSKVKHEPDNRARSDSEGQLKKSPLDVFRKQAPTEMKRPPLSCRTTVIDVNFNMKAEESGAASEVLAGKAKRSRKKRSKRRATLPGPLLDHNRRDGQSRSPSDAESPDTLTPEAITPNPLDQKSDTLEHGTHQVDQELTIDGHQDEGHVSDSLLRDEAKDDDDDEAQEVEMRNKEEEDGSMAVDGVRAEEVEEEEVKSRLYKLVAQSRLSYFSSTDDELDRAGRSEDDGGYDEGQEEEESEEKTGGLTHKICQLEEEVQASMLSSTEDELDRVTDEEKKEAEEEEEEELAVKVCRLATEVGAAQFSSTEDELDREDVIHEETLWRLQEDKAAQAAQVRHLASLVSASQFSSTEDELDRVGEDEAEMKQGGEGQESASEELSEDLECWESWESMGDVEAEMFDLRKQNEEHAPERMTENVQDCQDQHGEVDIEESDDRMFEDKDEMVFASHKDARWSEQTVIGQEHPPEVKMSDQRGEEGQEEEQDILGGGENSLETQWEMASASGDEDAEFDRIINSMLMMTLEDMQKLDQQSKDAKTDKEWNKDTSETTKKRDEDMKTDKDSNGDARMADEKEYDTNANEERKEDTDTDMKTKGDLKTDDERKGDTKTEQSRNEYPKMEQDRNKNAETQEWKENVKTDSDSNKIAKGEEKNEDETSKGRNKDMKTDAEKEEHSKTVDEDKQTDIEKHKDAKINTERKDNTKTCKDGNKDKKKDDERKEDTKTSERKNEDVKAEKDRHTDPKTDKEHKGLADRQDKEKLDNAKTENKKKEDIKTDMDRSMDEKSNNEDRKTDETQDAKEVQVDHTSLLEDPNAQTFGDYCKAHESADLSLSRPSSPLTDNKDTGQVDSKMSPDCPTVEDKEDIEDVEEGFLSPEDIRNKYSAASLCSITTEVLKVLNATEELLQGVEGRDSRRPSTSFLPANADPKKLDQHFSSLEEKVYVAAGSVYGVEAELSELEERARDVSSATSNMELSFLEEQVASAAARVHQSELQVNDISARIAALQSAGLNVDPQSRVAKTRTVPVMPLTLSSSRQLRRRLPALPRRGETQTMLSFPLLKITLKR, encoded by the exons ATGGGCCGCAAGTTGGATCTGTCAGGCCTCAGCGACAACGAGGCTGAGCATGTGCTACAGGTAGTGCAGCGCGACATGAGGTTGCGCAAGAAAGAGGAGGAGCGGCTCAG CGAACTGAAGCAGGAGCTGGACGAGGAGGGCAGTCGCTGCCTACTGCTGTCACGGCAGCGTTGCTTCAACCAGCGCTGCTGCATCCGCTGCTGCGCCCCCTTCAGCTTTCTGCTCAACCCCAAGCGCCAGTGTCACGACTGCCTGTACAACGTGTGCAAGGCCTGCAGGCTCTACAGCAAGCACGACAAAGCCTGGCTCTGCTGCGCCTGCCAGAAGAGCAG GCTGTTAAAGCAGCAATCGCTGGAGTGGTTCTACGCCCATGTCAAGGGACGCTTCAAGAGGTTCGGCAGCGCCAAAGTGCTGAAAACCATTTACAGGAGACACTTGGTGGAGCACAGCGCTCTTTCAGAGCTCACAG AGGGCAGCACCTACGAGGAGAGCATCTGCAATGAAGGCAGCGTCTGTGGCAGCGATGCCACCTTCTACAGACAAACTGAAG AGCACAGCATGGCCGAGACACTCACTGTGGCCTTTCGGGTGGCCGAGGAGGCCATAGACGAGGCCATTTGCAACGCTGAGTTTGACATTGCAAGTCAGGTT GAGAATGAGAATGAAGCACACTACCTGCGTGAGCACAGAGGAGAGCTCATTGAGGAACTGGCCAAGACAATCatgcaaaaa ATCATCTCTAGGAGGAAGACCTTGACTGACATGAGGGACGAGTACGAGCACGACAGAGAGCTTGAGCACCTCGGCCTCCATCACCGTGGCGACCAGGCCAGCATCACCTTTAATCACCTCAAAGGCCTCTGG AGGTCACAGTCTGCCTTCTCGCTGATGGATGACAACATTCCAAAAGGTCTCACTCAAGATGCTCATCAGACGTTACCTAAGGAATCAAGCGGCTCAGCTGTGACGTCTTGGACAAGTGTAGACCGTCTTGAAAACTCTG GTGTGTCCTCAGTGCTGAAGAGCCCGGATGGGAACTGGATCGCCCTGCAGAGCGGCCAGTTGTCACGGCCTAGCCTGCTGGCCAAGAGGAAGAGTCTGGTCTACAGCGCTCTGGAGAGGGAGTCTGGAGCGGTGTCCGCTTACGAGGGCATGGACTCTGACAACGAAGCCAAACCTGAGTTGGACACCTCCTGGGGAGCCATCCTGCAGGAATTCCACAGGAAGCTCACAGGCTCTAAAGTCAAGCATGAACCCGACAACAGAGCTCGCTCAGATTCTGAGGGGCAACTTAAAAAGTCCCCACTGGATGTGTTTAGGAAGCAGGCACCCACTGAGATGAAGCGGCCACCATTGTCCTGTCGGACCACCGTCATCGACGTTAACTTCAACATGAAGGCGGAGGAGAGCGGAGCGGCAAGTGAGGTTTTGGCCGGAAAAGCGAAGAGATCACGGAAGAAAAGAAGTAAAAGAAGGGCAACTCTTCCTGGACCTCTGCTA GATCACAACAGGAGGGATGGCCAGTCCCGTTCTCCCTCTGATGCCGAGAGTCCTGACACTTTAACACCTGAAGCCATCACTCCTAATCCGTTAGACCAAAAAAGTGACACCCTTGAACATGGAACGCATCAAGTGGACCAGGAGTTGACGATAGATGGGCACCAAGATGAGGGACACGTGTCAGATTCCTTACTCAGAGATGAAGCaaaagatgatgatgacgatgaagcACAGGAGGTGGAAATGAGAAATAAAGAAGAGGAAGATGGGAGTATGGCTGTGGATGGAGTGAGAGCAGAGGAggtagaggaagaggaggtcAAATCCAGGTTGTACAAGCTGGTAGCACAGTCAAGACTATCCTACTTCTCGTCCACTGATGATGAGCTGGACCGAGCAGGGAGAAGTGAAGATGATGGAGGGTATGATGAAGgtcaggaggaagaggagagcgaggaaaagacaggaggaCTAACCCACAAAATCTGCCAGCTGGAGGAGGAAGTCCAAGCCAGCATGTTGTCCTCCACCGAGGACGAGCTGGACAGAGTCACAGATGAAGAGAAGAAGGAAgcggaagaagaggaggaggaggagctggcGGTGAAAGTGTGCAGGTTGGCCACCGAAGTCGGCGCCGCCCAATTTTCATCCACCGAGGATGAGCTGGATCGGGAGGATGTGATTCACGAGGAGACGCTGTGGAGGCTGCAGGAGGACAAGGCGGCACAGGCAGCACAGGTACGCCACCTGGCCAGTCTGGTCAGTGCTTCCCAGTTCTCCTCCACTGAGGACGAACTGGATCGAGTTGGTGAAGATGAAGCAGAGATGAAGCAGGGAGGAGAAGGACAGGAGAGTGCAAGTGAAGAACTGTCTGAGGATCTAGAATGTTGGGAAAGTTGGGAATCCATGGGAGACGTAGAGGCAGAGATGTTTGATTTAAGGAAACAAAATGAGGAGCATGCTCCAGAAAGAATGACTGAGAACGTTCAAGATTGTCAGGACCAGCACGGTGAAGTAGACATAGAGGAATCTGATGACAGGATGTTTGAGGACAAAGATGAGATGGTTTTTGCATCACACAAGGATGCGAGATGGTCAGAGCAGACAGTAATTGGGCAAGAACATCCGCCAGAGGTGAAGATGTCAGACCaaagaggagaagaaggacaggAGGAGGAACAGGATATCCTTGGAGGAGGAGAGAACAGTCTTGAGACACAGTGGGAGATGGCCTCGGCCAGTGGGGACGAAGACGCCGAGTTTGACAGAATCATCAACAGCATGTTGATGATGACACTGGAGGACATGCAGAAACTAGACCAGCAAAGCAAGGATGCAAAGACAGACAAGGAGTGGAACAAGGACACAAGTGAGACAACCAAGAAGAGGGATGAGGACATGAAGACAGATAAGGACAGCAATGGTGATGCAAGGATGGCCGATGAGAAGGAATACGATACAAATGCAAATGAAGAGAGGAAAGaagacacagacacagacatgAAGACAAAGGGCGATCTAAAGACAGACGACGAGAGGAAAGGAGACACAAAGACAGAACAAAGCAGAAATGAGTATCCAAAGATGGAGCAGGACAGGAACAAGAATGCCGAGACACAGGAGTGGAAAGAAAATGTCAAGACGGATAGTGACAGCAACAAGATTGCAAAGGGAGAGGAGAAGAATGAGGATGAGACAAGTAAAGGAAGGAACAAGGATATGAAGACAGATGCTGAGAAGGAAGAGCATTCAAAGACAGTTGATGAGGACAAGCAGACAGACATAGAAAAGCATAAGGATGCAAAAATCAACACAGAGAGGAAAGACAATACCAAAACATGCAAGGACGGGAACAAGGATAAGAAGAAAGATGATGAAAGGAAAGAAGACACAAAGACAAGTGAGAGGAAGAACGAGGATGTGAAGGCGGAGAAGGACAGACACACGGACCCAAAGACAGACAAGGAGCACAAAGGACTTGCTGACAGACAAGACAAGGAGAAGCTAGACAATGCAAAgacagagaataagaagaaagaagacataAAGACCGATATGGACAGGAGCATGGATGAAAAGTCCAACAATGAGGACAGAAAGACAGACGAGACACAAGATGCAAAAGAGGTCCAAGTGGACCACACGAGCCTGCTTGAAGATCCAAACGCGCAAACTTTTGGAGATTATTGTAAAGCACATGAAAGTGCTGATCTTTCACTCAGTCGTCCATCGAGTCCTTTAACTGATAATAAAGACACAGGCCAGGTCGACAGCAAAATGTCCCCTGATTGTCCAACAGTCGAGGACAAAGAGGACATTGAGGACGTCGAGGAGGGATTCCTGTCACCAGAGGACATCAGAAAT AAATACTCAGCAGCGTCCCTATGCAGCATCACCACTGAGGTTCTGAAGGTGCTCAATGCCACCGAGGAGCTCCTACAGGGGGTAGAGGGCCGGGATAGCCGCCGACCTTCCACTTCTTTTTTGCCTGCCAATGCTGACCCAAAGAAACTGGATCAACACTTCTCCAGCCTGGAAGAGAAA GTGTACGTGGCAGCGGGGTCAGTCTACGGCGTGGAGGCGGAACTTAGCGAATTGGAGGAGCGTGCCAGGGATGTCTCCAGCGCCACGTCCAATATGGAGCTGTCCTTCCTGGAGGAGCAGGTGGCATCGGCCGCCGCTAGAGTTCATCAATCTGAGCTACAG GTCAATGACATCTCAGCCAGGATCGCCGCCCTGCAGAGTGCCGGTCTCAACGTGGACCCACAGTCCCGCGTTGCCAAGACCAGGACGGTCCCAGTCATG CCTCTCACCCTGAGCTCATCCAGACAGCTGAGGAGACGACTGCCTGCGCTCCCACGTCGAGGTGAAACGCAAACGATGCTTTCATTCCCACTTTTAAAG ataacactaaagagatga